ATCCAATGTGCGCCAGCTGCTTGCTGAGCGCTTTTCCATCAGGCGCAGCCCGTACCTTGGAACCAAACCTTGTGTTTACTATCTCGTGTAAGGGGTGAGTCATGCTTGAAAAAGCCATAAATGGATCAAAAATTTATTGGGGTTGGATAGCCTTTTTGCTCCTGCTGATGAGCATCGGGGCTGCGTGTTACTGGCAGCAGCTCTCGCACGGCCTGACAATCACGGGTATGAGTCGTGATGTCACCTGGGGATTCTACATCGCACAGTTCACCTTTCTTGTCGGCGTGGCCGCATCTGCCGTCATGCTGGTAATTCCGAAATACCTTCACAATTACCATAAGTTCGGCAAGATTCTCATTCTTGGAGAGTTCAACGCCGTAGCCATGGTTATTTTGTGTCTGCTGTTCATTGTCGCCGACCTTGGTTCGCCGCAGCGCCTGATGAACGTACTGATTCATCCCACACCCAATTCCGTGCTGTTTTGGGACATGGTGGTTTTGAACGGCTACCTGCTCATCAACATACTTGTGGGCTGGGTTACCCTTGAGGCCGAACGCAAGCAGGTAGCGCCTCCCAAGTGGATCAAGTTCTTCATTTACCTGTCAATTCCCTGGGCAGTCTCCATCCACACCGTTACGGCCTTCCTGTATTGTGGTCTGCCCGGTCGCGGTTACTGGCTGACCGCAGTGCTTGCGGCGCGCTTTCTGGCATCGGCCTTCGCTGCTGGTCCCGCGTTCCTGATTCTGGTGACTTATATCGCCAAGATCTTTACCGGCTTTGATCCCGGCAAGGGCGTATTGGCCACGCTTGGAAAGACGGTTGTCTACGCCATGTGCGTGAATCTCTTCCTGCTCTTGTGCGAAGTGTTCACCGTTTTCTACAGCCAGATTCCCTCGCATATGGCTCACCTTCAGTACCTGTTCGTCGGCTATCACGGACACGGAGTATTGGTGCCCTGGATGTGGTCGGCCATGATCATGGCTGTTGTGGGCATTCTTATCCTGATCGTCCCCAAGAACAGGGAGCAGGACAACCTGCTCATCATCGGATGTCTGCTCATCTTCATTGGTGCCTGGATCGACAAGGGCCTGGGAATGATTGGCGGCGGTTTTGTGCCGAACCCGTTGCATGAAATTACTGAATATGTGCCCAGTCAGTTGGAACTTGGCGTTTCCCTTGGTATCTACGCCACTGGCTTCCTGGTGTTGACCATCCTCTACAAGGTCGCGATCGGCGTGAAGCAGGAAATCGAATAACACGATAACCGCGGGCGTTATTTTAACGCTCGCGTTTCTTATCTCCTTGAAATTTAAAGGT
The window above is part of the Deltaproteobacteria bacterium HGW-Deltaproteobacteria-18 genome. Proteins encoded here:
- a CDS encoding menaquinol oxidoreductase yields the protein MLEKAINGSKIYWGWIAFLLLLMSIGAACYWQQLSHGLTITGMSRDVTWGFYIAQFTFLVGVAASAVMLVIPKYLHNYHKFGKILILGEFNAVAMVILCLLFIVADLGSPQRLMNVLIHPTPNSVLFWDMVVLNGYLLINILVGWVTLEAERKQVAPPKWIKFFIYLSIPWAVSIHTVTAFLYCGLPGRGYWLTAVLAARFLASAFAAGPAFLILVTYIAKIFTGFDPGKGVLATLGKTVVYAMCVNLFLLLCEVFTVFYSQIPSHMAHLQYLFVGYHGHGVLVPWMWSAMIMAVVGILILIVPKNREQDNLLIIGCLLIFIGAWIDKGLGMIGGGFVPNPLHEITEYVPSQLELGVSLGIYATGFLVLTILYKVAIGVKQEIE